From a single Silene latifolia isolate original U9 population chromosome 6, ASM4854445v1, whole genome shotgun sequence genomic region:
- the LOC141587894 gene encoding F-box/kelch-repeat protein At3g23880-like has translation MQKMNSKKKTKSSSNSTRISKFEYIPPEVWSQILANLPAKTLVRFRCVCKSWCCIIDEPHFKINSVSSKLLVTLEGWGHHGRKGCSLTVRNAKTLRKTDLIFKSSQRYHLLGSCNELLLIHPLISSGRREPLMLWNPCIRKSLRIPRSPLSSFGFVVYTFGFVPRINDYKVIAMTFGRSQGTDVLNPCVAVYTLSHQQWSLRNHGFINMSCTYFTRLFWQPGSLKTGFFFQGEAYWISDDPNGDGNPADCSNHLVSLDFYSEIFTYLKLPFASNDIGAVRFPFRLRESLAVFCISSVKYSIWELKQDTEKGVWTLRYSGLSSCDGFNLFSSNPRLPLFYCESDNGDCFVYGKKSYNIGSCQVHELGKSMSRHVDMQMYMEGLALCKGYGAEDLMSIDMNDLFG, from the coding sequence ATGCAGAAAATGAACAGCAAAAAGAAGACGAAATCTTCATCAAATTCGACCCGTATTTCCAAATTCGAGTACATACCACCTGAAGTTTGGTCCCAAATTCTCGCTAATTTACCGGCGAAAACCCTGGTAAGATTCCGGTGTGTATGTAAATCTTGGTGTTGTATCATTGACGagcctcatttcaaaatcaattCCGTTAGTAGTAAACTATTAGTAACACTTGAAGGGTGGGGTCACCATGGAAGAAAAGGATGCTCTTTGACAGTTCGTAACGCTAAGACTCTTCGAAAAACTGATCTCATTTTTAAGAGTTCGCAAAGATATCATCTATTAGGGAGCTGTAATGAGTTGCTGTTAATTCATCCCTTAATTAGTTCTGGTCGTCGAGAACCGTTGATGTTATGGAACCCTTGTATTAGAAAGTCGTTACGAATTCCCCGTTCTCCATTGTCCTCCTTTGGGTTTGTCGTGTATACATTTGGGTTTGTGCCTCGCATTAATGATTATAAAGTCATAGCTATGACATTTGGACGGAGTCAGGGTACCGATGTTCTGAATCCGTGTGTTGCAGTTTATACGCTTAGTCATCAACAATGGTCTCTCAGAAAtcatggcttcatcaatatgtcTTGTACATACTTTACGCGTTTGTTTTGGCAACCTGGTAGTCTCAAAACGGGTTTCTTCTTTCAAGGAGAAGCATATTGGATTAGTGATGACCCGAATGGCGATGGTAACCCTGCTGATTGTTCAAATCATTTAGTTTCTCTTGACTTTTATTCTGAAATATTTACCTACTTGAAACTGCCATTTGCTTCAAACGATATTGGAGCCGTAAGATTTCCTTTCCGTCTTAGGGAGTCACTAGCGGTTTTCTGTATCTCGTCTGTAAAATACAGCATATGGGAGCTGAAACAGGATACCGAGAAAGGGGTGTGGACCCTAAGGTACTCAGGACTTTCAAGTTGTGACGGTTTTAATTTGTTCAGCTCTAATCCGCGTTTGCCACTATTCTACTGTGAGAGTGATAATGGTGATTGTTTTGTTTACGGGAAGAAGTCATATAACATTGGTAGCTGTCAAGTGCATGAGCTTGGAAAATCAATGTCTCGTCATGTGGATATGCAAATGTATATGGAGGGTTTGGCGTTGTGCAAAGGATATGGAGCTGAGGATCTAATGTCAATTGatatgaatgatttatttggttgA
- the LOC141587895 gene encoding uncharacterized protein LOC141587895, translated as MQLKHSSLGHRDKNELLFGLQRLGHREQSGCVLTVLQANNLKETRRIFEVSDIYGYYIIGNCNGLLLVRRYGPPCYRKELRLWNPSIRKSLILPANPLPPDLIGDALYMFGFARDSKDYKVVAITFGKSKGDKKSKMYASVYTISDQQWTVRNDGLNIKYSYFENLFGYNNRMFKSIAVYLQGAAHWLGDDPFRNSKQRKKSTHLVSFDFDMEKFNFSELPFASYEKRSSRVLFLLGESLAIFSISSVNSSIRVLENGAWTLRFSGSSSADGHEVFSSLEYEKVFYFESDGGCYINFGEWSYNIASCQVQKLTKSNLGLETYSESLVLHKRYGAKDLISFP; from the coding sequence ATGCAACTTAAACATAGCAGTCTTGGTCATCGCGACAAGAATGAATTATTATTCGGCCTTCAGAGGTTGGGACACCGTGAACAAAGTGGGTGCGTATTGACAGTTCTTCAGGCTAACAATCTTAAAGAAACCCGCCGCATTTTTGAGGTATCGGATATATATGGATACTACATCATAGGGAATTGTAATGGTTTACTCTTGGTGCGACGATATGGTCCTCCTTGTTACCGGAAAGAATTGAGATTGTGGAACCCTAGTATTCGCAAATCATTGATTCTTCCCGCGAACCCACTTCCTCCAGATTTGATCGGTGATGCTTTGTACATGTTTGGGTTTGCCCGTGATAGTAAGGATTATAAAGTGGTTGCGATCACATTTGGAAAAAGTAAGGGTGACAAGAAATCTAAGATGTATGCTTCAGTTTATACTATTAGTGATCAACAATGGACTGTTAGAAACGATGGGTTGAATATCAAATATTCGTACTTTGAGAATTTGTTTGGGTATAATAACCGCATGTTTAAATCAATAGCGGTTTACTTGCAAGGGGCAGCACATTGGCTTGGAGATGATCCATTCAGGAATAGTAAGCAGCGGAAGAAATCAACTCATCTTGTTTCTTTTGACTTTGATATGGAAAAATTTAACTTTTCGGAACTTCCCTTTGCTTCGTATGAAAAAAGATCATCGAGGGTGCTATTCCTTCTTGGGGAGTCACTAGCGATTTTCAGTATTTCTTCAGTAAATTCCAGCATAAGGGTGTTGGAAAACGGTGCATGGACTCTACGGTTTTCAGGATCTTCAAGTGCGGATGGTCACGAAGTATTCAGCTCGTTGGAGTATGAAAAGGTGTTCTATTTTGAAAGTGATGGTGGCTGCTATATTAATTTTGGGGAGTGGTCTTATAACATTGCTAGTTGTCAAGTGCAGAAGTTAACGAAGTCAAATCTAGGACTGGAAACGTATTCAGAGAGCTTGGTTTTGCACAAAAGATACGGAGCCAAGGATCTGATATCATTCCCATGA